A stretch of DNA from Acidovorax carolinensis:
TCGATCACCGTGGTCTTGATGCGCGGGTTGCGGATGGCCATGAGGCTCAGCGCCTGCACCACGTCGGGGCAGTTGTGGCAGCTCAGGCTCATGTAGACCTCGAAGTTGAAATCGCCTTCGAGCGCGTCGATCTGGTCCAGAACGTCCTGTTCGGCCTTGGGCGGATGGCCGCCCGTCCAGAGCAGTGCCAGCACCAGCGATGTGAACTCATGGCCCAGCGGCAGGCCGGCAAAGCGCAGCTGGCTGGTACTGCCCACGCGCTGCAGCGTGAACGAGGGCTTGCGCGCGTCGTTGCCATCGGTGCGCAGGGTGATCTTGTCGCTGCGCAGCGACTGGATGGTTTGCAACAGGTCCAGCATTTCGCGGGCGGTGTCGCTGTCGTCCAGGGATGCCACCAGCTCGAACGGCTGCTGCACGCGTTCCAGGTATGCCGAAAGTTGGGTCTTGAGTTGTTCGTCGAGCATGGTGGTGTCCTTGTAGATTCGAGTTGTGTGGGATGCGTGCTGTGGGCGCTTTTGGCGCCGTCAACACAAATAAAGCAGGCGTAAAAAAGCCGGACGGCATGGCGCGGGCGCCACAGCGTGGTCCGGCTTGGGAGCGCCTGGAGGGCGCTCCGCCGTATGACGGCTTTGCGGCTTAGATCTTGCCGACCAGGTCCAGCGATGGAGCGATGGTCTTGGCGCCTTCGTTCCACTTGGCAGGGCACACTTCGCCAGGATGCGCTGCGGTGTACTGGGCAGCCTTGAGCTTGCGCAGGGTTTCCTTCACGTCACGGGCGATTTCGTTGGAATGCACTTCCATGGTCTTGATCACGCCATCGGGGTTGATGATGAAGGTGCCGCGCAGTGCAAGGCCTTCTTCGTCGATGTGCACGTCAAAAGCGCGGGTCAGCTGGTGCGTTGGGTCGCCCACCAGGGGGAACTTGGCCTTGCCCACGGCAGGAGACGTTTCGTGCCAGACCTTGTGCGAGAAATGCGTGTCGGTGGTAACGATGTACACCTCGGTGCCGGCCTTCTGGAACTCGGCGTAGTGTTCAGCGGCGTCTTCCACTTCGGTGGGACAGTTGAAGGTGAAGGCGGCGGGCATGAAGATCACGACCGACCACTTGCCTTTGAGTGACTGTTCTGTCACTTCGATGAACTTGCCGTTGTGGAAAGCCTGGGTCTTGAAAGGCTGAACTTGCGTGTTGATCAGGGACATTGCTGTTTCCTTAGTGGTTGGTTGACTGAACAGGACTGAAGTTTAGGCTTTCCAAACCAATCAATCCAATTAATTGAATTCATTGAATCAATTGAGTATTGCTATTTTATGACAAGACCACAGACTGCATCCCGGCTGGCGCCCCCCGCAGGGGCTTGTGTTGCGCGAGCGGTGTGGGGCCACGACAATCACAGCCGAACCAACGCAACAAGGAAACACCATGAAGGGTGACGCACAAGTCATTGGCCATCTGCAGGCCCAGCTCAAGAACGAACTCACGGCCATCAACCAGTATTTTCTGCACTACCGCATGCTCAAGCACTGGGGCTTCGACAAGCTGGCCAAGAAGGAATATTCCGAATCCATCGGCGAAATGAAGCACGCCGACTGGTTGATGGACCGCATCTTCATGCTCGACGGCCTGCCCAACCTGCAGGACCTGGCCAAGATCCAGGTGGGTGAAGACGTGCCCGAGATCCTGGCCTGCGACCTGCGCGCCGAACAAGGCGCCCAGGCCACCATCAAGGACGGCATTGCCCATTGCGAAACCGTGCGCGACTATGTCTCGCGCGATCTGCTGCAGAAAATTCTGGACGACACCGAGGAGCACATCGACTTCCTCGAAACCCAGATCGACCTGATCGACAAAGTGGGCCTGCCCAACTACCTGCAATCGCAGATGGGCGAAGTGGAGTGACGCGCCGGCGCCGGCATTGCTGATGCGGCGCGCCATTTTTCAAGGGTTTTAGGCCTGCAGCGCTTGCGCATCCAGCGCAAGCAGCTATTAAAACAAGAGCATTCCAAAGGTAGGGCGCCGGCCGCGTGGCGCCGGATCTGCGCGCCCTGTGCCCCCGCGCCCGCCCGCAAGCCAGTCACCCACGCTCGCGCAGTGCCCGCTCGATGCGGTTGCGTTGCACGGTGGTCTTGGGCACCTTGAAGGGGAACCAGCTGCGCACGTCTTCTTCGAGCCCGATGCCGTGCATGTAGTTGTAGATGGCTTTCTTGAGCGCGCCGCCCAATGCGTCGTGGTCCACGCCCGTGGGGTCGTGAAAGCCGATGTCGTTCTTGGCAAAGCTCACCGGCGGCAGGGGCTGCAGGGTGACACCGTATTCCTCGGGATGCTGGCCCACGGGCGAATGCACCGTGCAGGCAAAGCGGTGAAAAAAACCGCTCTGGATGCAGCCATTGGCGAACAGCTGGCGCACGTATTCGAGCGCATCCACGGTGTCCTGCACCGTCTGGGTGGGAAAGCCATACATCAGGTAGGCGTGCACCAAAATGCCCGCGTCGGTGAAGGCCCGCGTCACGCGCGCCACCTGGTCCACCGATACACCCTTTTTCATGAGCTGAAGCAGCCGGTCCGAAGCGACTTCGAGCCCGCCCGAAATGGCAATGCAGCCGCTGTCAGCCAGCAGATTGCACAGCTCGGGGTTGAAGGTTTTCTCAAAGCGGATGTTGCCCCACCACGATATGCCGGCGTTGCGCGCGATCAGCTCGGTGGCCAACGCCTTCAGGGCCTTGGGTGGCGCGGCTTCATCGACAAAGTGAAACCCGGTCTGCCCGGTTTCACGCACGATGGATTCGATGCGGTCGGCCAGCACGGTGGCCGACGCGCCTTCGTAGCGGCCGATGTAATCCAGGCTCACATCGCAAAAACTGCACTTCTTCCAGTAGCAGCCATGGGCCACCGTGAGCTTGTTCCAGCGCCCGTCGCTCCACAGCCGGTGCATGGGGTTGAGCATGTCGAGCAGCGACAAGTATTGGTCGAGCGGCAGGCCATCCCAGGTGGGCGTGCCCACCTCGGCAAAGGCGATGTCGGCCTCCATCATGTTGATGTACTGCACGGTGCCCGCGCCACCACCACCTTCAGCGCCACCTTCAGCGCCACCTTCAGCGCGCACAAAGGTGCGCACCAGCCGCTGGCGG
This window harbors:
- the bfr gene encoding bacterioferritin, whose translation is MKGDAQVIGHLQAQLKNELTAINQYFLHYRMLKHWGFDKLAKKEYSESIGEMKHADWLMDRIFMLDGLPNLQDLAKIQVGEDVPEILACDLRAEQGAQATIKDGIAHCETVRDYVSRDLLQKILDDTEEHIDFLETQIDLIDKVGLPNYLQSQMGEVE
- the ahpC gene encoding alkyl hydroperoxide reductase subunit C, with the protein product MSLINTQVQPFKTQAFHNGKFIEVTEQSLKGKWSVVIFMPAAFTFNCPTEVEDAAEHYAEFQKAGTEVYIVTTDTHFSHKVWHETSPAVGKAKFPLVGDPTHQLTRAFDVHIDEEGLALRGTFIINPDGVIKTMEVHSNEIARDVKETLRKLKAAQYTAAHPGEVCPAKWNEGAKTIAPSLDLVGKI
- a CDS encoding B12-binding domain-containing radical SAM protein, encoding MTQLNTPYPSTAYLTGFLRSRGVAAVQEDLALALVLQLLSPEGLRAVAAQVHALPAKKHSPAVQSFAAQQDRYLATIAPAIAFLQGRDSTLAHRIVGRNFLPEGPRFASLDVYVDDEGGDPLGWAFGALGLHDRAKHLATLYLNDLADVLRDAVDPRFEFVRYAESLAGSQPTFEPLAQALAAAPNLVDDTLRDLTLAAVERHAPTVVLLSVPFPGSAYAAFRIAQTIKAHHPHIATVLGGGFVNTELRELTEPRVFDYFDYVTLDAGERPLLALLEHLQGQRGRQRLVRTFVRAEGGAEGGAEGGGGAGTVQYINMMEADIAFAEVGTPTWDGLPLDQYLSLLDMLNPMHRLWSDGRWNKLTVAHGCYWKKCSFCDVSLDYIGRYEGASATVLADRIESIVRETGQTGFHFVDEAAPPKALKALATELIARNAGISWWGNIRFEKTFNPELCNLLADSGCIAISGGLEVASDRLLQLMKKGVSVDQVARVTRAFTDAGILVHAYLMYGFPTQTVQDTVDALEYVRQLFANGCIQSGFFHRFACTVHSPVGQHPEEYGVTLQPLPPVSFAKNDIGFHDPTGVDHDALGGALKKAIYNYMHGIGLEEDVRSWFPFKVPKTTVQRNRIERALRERG